The window ACGGCTGCGACCTGGGCGAGATGGGTGACCACGAGGACCTGGTGGGTGTCGGCCAGCGCCGCGAGCGATGCGCCGACCATGTTCGCGGCCGCGCCGCCGATACCGGCATCGACCTCGTCGAACACGAGTGTGGGTGGCCCGGCGCTCAGCACCAGGCGCAACGCCAACATTGTGCGGGCGAGTTCGCCGCCGGATGCCACCTTGGCCAACGGCTGCGGATCGTGCCCGGCGTTCGCGGCCAGCAGGAACGTGACGTCGTCGCCCGCGGGTCCCTCGACCTGCACCTCGAGCCGGGCGCTGGCCATCGCCAGGCCACCGAGATGGCCCTCGACGGCCGCTGCGAGCCGGGGCGCAGCGGCAACCCGGGCGGCGCGGACCCGCGCCTGCTCCTTCGTGAGCTCGGTGAGCAGCTCACCGCGTCGGACGTCGAGTGACGCAGCCCGTTCGTCGTGGCTGCGCAGTTCGGCGAGACGCTCGGCGGACTCGGTGGCGAACGCCGCGACCTCGGCCAGATCGTCGCCGTACTTGCGGCGGAGCTCACGCAGTAGGGCTCGTCGTTCTCGCAGGACGGCGAGGCGCTCGGGATCGTCGTCGATCGCCTCGACCTGGTCGCGCACCTCGGCGGCGAGGTCGGCCAGCTCGGCCGTGATCGACCGCAGGCGCGCCTCGACCTCGACGAAGGGGGCTCGACCCTCGACGGCCGCCAGCGCGGCGGCGATGGCGTCGGACGCCGGTCCGTCGGCATCGAGCAGACCCCGGGCGACGGCGGCGGCATCGCGATGGGCGTTGGCATCGGCCAGGAGGCTCTCCTCCTCGTCGAGACGGCGGTCCTCGTCGGGCCCCGAGATGCCGGCGGCCTCGATCTCGTCGAGTTGGTGCTGCAGGAGATCGATCTCGCGCGCTCGGGCCCGTTCGTCGCCGCCGAGCTCGGCCAGTGCGGCGTCGACCGCGCGCAGGTCGTCGACCAGCGCGGCCAGACCGGCGGTGTCGATGGCACCGAAGCGATCGAGCGCCGCCCGCTGCACAGGCCCTTTGAGCAGCGACTGGTGGGCATGTTGGCCGTGGAGGTCGACCAGGTCGGCACCGTGCTCGCTCAGGGCGGCCACCGTGGCCAGTCGGCCGTTGATGTAGACCCGCGAGCGTCCGTCGCGGGGAATGACCCTTCGGACCACGACCTCCTCGTCGTCGTGCACGAATCGGCCCTCGATCTCGGCTTCCTCGGCACCCGGCCGCACCAGCGACGCGTCGGCCCGCCCGCCGGTCAGCAGGTCGATCGCCCCGACGACGAGGGTCTTGCCCGCGCCGGTCTCGCCGGTGACCGCCGTCATGCCTGATCCGAGCACGAGCGAGAGTTCGTCGATGACACCGAGATCACGCACGACCAGCTCGATCAGCATGGGGACGACACTCCAGGACTCGGAACAGGGACGGGGCCAGGGATGTTGGTGGGTTCAGCGGTCATTCAGCCCGAACTTCGCCTTCAGCACTCGATGGAAACGACGTGGCCCGAGGGAGATGAGTCGGGCCTTGTGTGCGGCGGCGGTGCACTCGATGGTGTCGCCATCACCCACGAGCGCCACCCTACGACCGTCCACTGACACTGTCGCCGGACGGTGACCATCGATGGTGAGACGACACCGGGTGGTGGGCGCCAGGACCAACGACCGGTCGAAGAGCATGTGGGGCGACACCGGAGTCAGTAGCAGCGCCGAATGACTCGGGTCGACGATGGGGCCGCGGGCCGAGAAGGCGTAAGCCGTCGACCCGGTGGGAGTGGCGACGATCAGCCCGTCGGCCGCGTAGGTGGTGAAGAACTCGTCGTCGAGGTCGACGACCAACCGGATGGTGTTCACCTCGGCCGACCGTTCGACCACCGCCTCGTTGAGCGCCAGATGTCGCTGGACGGTGTCACCGCTGCGGATGACGATCTCGATCAGCATCCGCTCGTCGAGACCGTGGTCGCCTCGAAGGACCCGAGCGACCGCGGCCTCGGCCTCGCCGGGCTCCACCTCGGTGAGATAGCCGAGCTGGCCGTGATCGACCCCGAGGATCGGCACCTCGGCGCGATCGAGGAGTTCCACGGCCCGAAGAATCGACCCGTCGCCGCCGAGCGTGACCACGAGATCGAGGCCGGGCCCGAACTCGGCGGCCGCCACGCCGTACGCCTCGAGGCCGCTGACCGCTGCGTCCTCGTCGGGGATCCGGACACGATGTCCCTCGGCGACCAGCCATGCGGCGAGATCCCGAGCGTGCGCCGCGGCTGATTCCCGGCCGAGATGCACGATCAGACCGATCTGGGCCATCAGTCACCCACCTCGGCCAGCGCGGCCGTGATGAACGGCTCGAGGTCACCGAGCGGCGCGCCGCGTCGGGCATGAACGAGGAACTCGACGTTGCCGTCGCCACCGGTGATCGGAGAGACCATGGCGCCCATGATGGCCGCTCCGCGGCTCTGGAGCGCGGTGCACACCTCGGACAGGGTCCGCGTCCACACCGTGGCGTCGCGAATCACGCCTCTCCCCCGATCGGCTTCGGCCTTGCCCGCCTCGAACTGCGGCTTGACCAACAGCACCAGATCACCGCCGTCGACGGTCAGGTCCAGCAGGGCATCGAGCACGGTCCGCAGCGAGATGAACGAGAGGTCGCCGACGAGCACATCGCCGGGTCCACCGACCGAGGCGGGGTCGAGATCACGGATGTTGGTCTGCTCGTGCACGGCAACCCTCGGATCGGCCCGCATCCGCTCGTGCAGCTGGTTGCGGCCCACGTCGATCGCCACCACCGTCTCGGCACCGGCCCGGAGCGCACAGTCGGTGAAGCCTCCCGTGGACGACCCGGCATCGATGACGCGGCATCCGGTCACGTCCACGGCGAAACGCTCGAGTGCGGCCGCGAGCTTCTCGCCACCACGCGACACGAAACGGGGGCCGTCGCCCACCACCTCGATGGCGTCGCCCGGGTCGACCTGACGCGCCGCCTTCTCGGCGACCGCCCCTCCCACGAGCACTCGCCGCTCGCTGATGAGGAGCTGCGCACGGCTCCGGCTCTCGACGAGCCCACGGCGGACGAGCTCGGCGTCGAGTCGTCGACGACGACTCACGGCCCGCTCGAGGCGGCGCTCAGCGCTGATACCCACGACGTGTCGGTCACCGACGTCTCCACGGAAATCCCCGGAAGGCGTCACTCTATGCATCCACGCTCCCTAACATGACGGTTCGGCCGACAGATCGGCCGTGTTCCGGGCCGACGATGCGCGAGTGGCCCCGGTGAAGAAGGGAAGCATGGCGGCAGATCCAGACGAGGCGATTCGACAGCAGGTCGAGAGTTTTCGCCACGAGTTCGACCGAATCGTGGCCAACGTCGAACATGTCGTGAAGGGCAAGCCCGATGTGGTGCGCCTCGCCATCACCTGCATGCTCGCCGATGGTCATCTCCTGATCGAGGACGTGCCCGGCGTCGGCAAGACGTCACTCGCGCGGGCGATGGCCGAGACCATCGACGGGTCGTTGCAACGCATTCAGTTCACACCCGACCTCCTGCCCACCGACGTCACCGGTGTACAGATCTACAACCAGGGCGAGAACACCTTCGAGTTCCACGAGGGCCCCGTGTTCGCCAACGTCGTCGTGGCCGACGAGATCAACCGGGCATCGCCGAAGACCCAGGCCGCGCTGCTCGAGGTGATGGAAGAGCACCAGGTCACCGTCGACGGGCAACCCCGACCCGTCCCGGACCCGTTCGTCGTTCTCGCGACGCAGAACCCGATCGAGCTCGACGGCACCTACGAGTTGCCCGAGGCGCAGCTCGACCGCTTCCTCATGCGACTCCACATCGGCTACCCCGATGCCGCAACCGAGATGGAGATCCTCGACCAGCACGAGAAGCGGTGGGACCGCACCGAGCTCGCGCCCGTGGTCGACACCGCTCGCTTCGCCGCCATGACCCGCATCGCCGACCGTGTCCACGTCGGTCCGCTGGTGAAGGAGTATCTCGTGGCCATCTCCAGCGCCACCCGCATCCGCAACGACGTGCGAATCGGTGTGAGTCCCCGCGGCACGATCGCCCTGGCCAATGCGTCACGGGCCTGGGCCGCCGGAAACGGTCGGCACTTCGTCGCACCCGACGACGTTCGCCTGATGGCGCCCCACGTCCTGCCCCATCGAGTCATCGTGACCCCCGAGGCCGAACTCCGCGGCGTCACCGGCAACTCCGTCATCAGCGAGGTACTGAGCCAGACTTCGGTGGACGAGACGACACGGAGCTGAACCGGTGACTCCCGCCGGGCGCGGCACCCTCTTCGCCGGTCTGGTCATCGCCCTCGCAGGGCTCCTCGTCGGCTACCCGGCCCTCACGGTCATGGGCGCGACGCTGGTCGCGGCCGTGATGCTCGCCCTGATCATCGTCGGACGTCCGCCCGAGATCAGCAGCTCGCGTCGGATCCTCCCCGACCGGGTCACCGCGGGCGACCCGGCCACCTCCGAGCTCACGATCACCAACGACGGCCGGCGCACGAGCGGAACCTCCAAGGGTCGCGAGCGCTTCGGCGACGGCAACATCGACGTCGACATTCCGGCGCTCGAGCCCGGCGAGTCGGTCGTGCTCACCAACGAGCTGACGACCACCCGGCGCGGTGTCTTCACCGTCGGCCCACTCACCGTTCGACGCGGCGACCCGATCGGTCTCGCCCGACGGGGCGACATCAACTCCGAGGTCCTGCAGCTGATCGTCCACCCGGTGGTCCACGATGTCGCGCCGTTCCCTGCCGGAATGCGGCGCGATCTCGAGGGTATCCCCTCCGGCGAGGCCGCCGAGGGCGGCATCACCTTTTCGAATCTGCGCGACTACGTGCCCGGCGATGACCTCCGCCTGGTGCACTGGCGATCGTCGGCCCGCGTGGGCCATCTCATGGTGCGTCACAACATCGATGTCCACCGACCGCGCACCACGGTGATCCTCGACACTTCCGTCAATCTCTACGACGAAGAGTCGTTCGAGGACGCCGTTCGGGCGGCCGCGAGCATCGTTTTCGCCGCGATGACCCGCAAGTTCTCCTTCACCCTTCGGACCACCGACGGTCGCATCATCAACGACCGATCGTCTCGGCTCGCGGTCATGGACTTCCTGGCCGAGATCCAGCCCCACGCCGACGAAACCATGGACCTGGGTCGAGCAGCGGCCGCCGCCGGCAAGGACCCCAGCGGCCTCTCCTGCGCCGTGATCACCGGCCGCGCCGGTGTCGACGCCTTGCGGAGCCTGGGGCCCGTCCGCAACCGTTTCGACCAGCTCACCATGATTCGCATGGGCAGCGCCGAGCGCTCCCAGGTCCACGAACTCGCCGGCGCGATCCTGATGAACACCCGCACATCGACCGATTTCGCCCATGCCTGGAATCGGCGGATGCGGCGATGAGGCTGCGCCCCGCTCCCACCACCACGGCCGCCATCTGGCTGCTCATCGCCGCGGCCACCATTCCGATGCGCGACGTCTTCGGGACGGGGAGCTGGCTGGTCAACATCGTCGCCGCGGCGTTGGGGGCCTCGCTGGTCGCCAGCGCGATCGAGACCAGCCGACCTCGGCTCTCCGGGGCGGTCATCTGTGCGGCCACTGCGGCTGGTGCCGCTGCCTGGGCGACGCTCGTCGTCCTGCGCGAGACATTCTGGTCGAGCCCCGGGTCGGCCGACGTCGTGCGTGAGCTCTTCGACGGTGTCCTCCACGGATGGAGCGCGCTGCTCGACGAACAGGTGCCGCTCACCGATCCGCAGCGGGCCGAGACGTTCGCGAGCTTCCTGGTGTGGGTCGTCGCCGCGCTCGCGGTCCACGTCGCGGCTCGCGGCCGCACCGCGCTCGCCGCCGTCGGTGCCGGCGCCGTGCTCTTGAGCATCAGCACCGCCGCCGTGCTGCCACGGGGGCTCCCGCCGGCCGTGGTCGGCGTGGGCGCGGGCATGGCCGCACTCGTCGCCGTCGCCACCCTGACGCGGGCCGCCGACCAGCAGTGGCTGGCGGGTCGAGTCGTTGCGCTCGCTGCCATCGTGGGCGCGTCCGCCTCGATCGCAGCTCTCGCCGGACTCGTCGCGCCGTCTCTCGACCGCACCCCCGTGGACCCTCGATCCGCCCGGGAGGTCGAGGTCGTCAACATCGAGGTGCCCGATGTCCTGGCCGAGTTCGGCACTCGCCGGCAGGGCACCGAACCCGTCCTGAGCATCGAGAGCGAGGTTCCGCCCGCCGGCCTACGGCTTCGGCTCCAGGTCTACGACGAACACAACGGCGAGCGTTGGGTTCCGTCCGCCGAGTTCGAGCAGATCGCGACCTTTCCGTCCCCGACCGAGCTCCCTCCGGGCGAACCCGTCGATCTCTCCATCCGCCTCGAGGACCTCGATGGCCCGTGGATCCCCGTCCCTGATCGCCTCGTCGGCATCGACGTCGAGGACCTCCGCTGGAACGAGGACGCGCAGACCCTCATCAGCCCCCGACCGCCGGTCGACTACGCCGTCTCGGGCACCCTCGTCGGCCGGGCCGATCTCGATGGCATCGAGGCGGCCCGAGACGAGGTCGACCGCGAGGTCGGCACCCCACCCAACGGGCTGCCCGACCTCATCCGCGAGACCGCGGCCGAGGTCACCGCCGAGACGACCGACGCGATCTCGGCGGTCGATGCGGTCACCGCCCGTGTCCAGAGGCTCGGCCGAGACGAGTCGACACCGCCGGGCAACTCGTTCGGCCGCCTGCGGGACGACCTGGAGATGGAGCGCGCCACGGGCGCCGAACAGATCGCCTCGCTGCATGCACTGATGCTGCGCTCGATCGGCATCCCCAGTCGTGTCGTGGTCGGCTACCTGGCCAACGGGCCGATCGTCGAGCCGACGGACCTCCAGGTGTGGGTCGAGGTGGCGTTCTCGGGCGTCGGCTGGGTCATCATCGACCCGGTACCGGCCGAGACCGAGACCGGCGACAGCTCTGCCCAGGAGAACGTGCCCACCACCACGGCGCCACCGACCGACTCGCCGCTCCAGGCCCAGGCCCTTCCGCGAGAACTCGGTCCCGGCGAGGATCCCGACGAGCCCGAGATCGGCAGCAACGACCAGCTCACCTGGGGTGATGTCGCCGGCTATGCACTGATCGCCGTCCTGGCCCTCGTCGCGCTGCTCGTCGGACTGCGCGTGCTCCGTCGGCGCCTCCGCTACGGCCGAGGGCGAGCGGCGGAGGTGCGGGTACTCGGCGCATGGGCCGAACTGGTCGATCGGTTGCGCGAGCTCGGCGCGCCCATCCTGTCCACGACGACCACCGGCGACGTCGTCTTCATGGCAACGGCCATGGACGACACTCTCGGTGCCCACACCGCGGCGCTCGCCGGACTCGCCGCCGCGGCCCTCCACGCGCCGCATGCCTCCGAACCCGACGACGCCGCGGCGGCGTGGGACGAGCTCCATGTCGCCGAGGCCCGGATCGTCGAGATCCGTGGCCGCACGGCGGTGCCCCGTCGCTACCTCGACCCGCGGGTGCTGCGCTACAACGCGCCTCGACCTCCGGCGTCGCGCGAAGGCGGTCACCGGTCGAAGGTCAGGGAACGTTCACGGTTTTCGTGACGTTGCGGGTCACCCCACCCGAGGTGACCGAGAGAGTGACGCTGTACGGACCCGGCGCCGCGAACGTGACCGTCGGGTTCTGCGCCGTGCTCGTCTGCCCGTCGCCGAAGTCCCACAGCCAGGCGTCGATCGGGCTCCCCGTCGACGAGTCGACGAACGCCATCTGGTTCGGTACCGCGGTCGGTGTCGCAGTGAAGTTGGGGGTGATCACCGGATTCACCGTCAGGGACAACACATCACTGCCCGAGACCCCTCGGGCATCCGTGGCTGT is drawn from Acidimicrobiales bacterium and contains these coding sequences:
- a CDS encoding NAD(+)/NADH kinase, with protein sequence MAQIGLIVHLGRESAAAHARDLAAWLVAEGHRVRIPDEDAAVSGLEAYGVAAAEFGPGLDLVVTLGGDGSILRAVELLDRAEVPILGVDHGQLGYLTEVEPGEAEAAVARVLRGDHGLDERMLIEIVIRSGDTVQRHLALNEAVVERSAEVNTIRLVVDLDDEFFTTYAADGLIVATPTGSTAYAFSARGPIVDPSHSALLLTPVSPHMLFDRSLVLAPTTRCRLTIDGHRPATVSVDGRRVALVGDGDTIECTAAAHKARLISLGPRRFHRVLKAKFGLNDR
- a CDS encoding MoxR family ATPase; translation: MAADPDEAIRQQVESFRHEFDRIVANVEHVVKGKPDVVRLAITCMLADGHLLIEDVPGVGKTSLARAMAETIDGSLQRIQFTPDLLPTDVTGVQIYNQGENTFEFHEGPVFANVVVADEINRASPKTQAALLEVMEEHQVTVDGQPRPVPDPFVVLATQNPIELDGTYELPEAQLDRFLMRLHIGYPDAATEMEILDQHEKRWDRTELAPVVDTARFAAMTRIADRVHVGPLVKEYLVAISSATRIRNDVRIGVSPRGTIALANASRAWAAGNGRHFVAPDDVRLMAPHVLPHRVIVTPEAELRGVTGNSVISEVLSQTSVDETTRS
- a CDS encoding transglutaminaseTgpA domain-containing protein, whose amino-acid sequence is MRLRPAPTTTAAIWLLIAAATIPMRDVFGTGSWLVNIVAAALGASLVASAIETSRPRLSGAVICAATAAGAAAWATLVVLRETFWSSPGSADVVRELFDGVLHGWSALLDEQVPLTDPQRAETFASFLVWVVAALAVHVAARGRTALAAVGAGAVLLSISTAAVLPRGLPPAVVGVGAGMAALVAVATLTRAADQQWLAGRVVALAAIVGASASIAALAGLVAPSLDRTPVDPRSAREVEVVNIEVPDVLAEFGTRRQGTEPVLSIESEVPPAGLRLRLQVYDEHNGERWVPSAEFEQIATFPSPTELPPGEPVDLSIRLEDLDGPWIPVPDRLVGIDVEDLRWNEDAQTLISPRPPVDYAVSGTLVGRADLDGIEAARDEVDREVGTPPNGLPDLIRETAAEVTAETTDAISAVDAVTARVQRLGRDESTPPGNSFGRLRDDLEMERATGAEQIASLHALMLRSIGIPSRVVVGYLANGPIVEPTDLQVWVEVAFSGVGWVIIDPVPAETETGDSSAQENVPTTTAPPTDSPLQAQALPRELGPGEDPDEPEIGSNDQLTWGDVAGYALIAVLALVALLVGLRVLRRRLRYGRGRAAEVRVLGAWAELVDRLRELGAPILSTTTTGDVVFMATAMDDTLGAHTAALAGLAAAALHAPHASEPDDAAAAWDELHVAEARIVEIRGRTAVPRRYLDPRVLRYNAPRPPASREGGHRSKVRERSRFS
- a CDS encoding TlyA family RNA methyltransferase; amino-acid sequence: MGISAERRLERAVSRRRRLDAELVRRGLVESRSRAQLLISERRVLVGGAVAEKAARQVDPGDAIEVVGDGPRFVSRGGEKLAAALERFAVDVTGCRVIDAGSSTGGFTDCALRAGAETVVAIDVGRNQLHERMRADPRVAVHEQTNIRDLDPASVGGPGDVLVGDLSFISLRTVLDALLDLTVDGGDLVLLVKPQFEAGKAEADRGRGVIRDATVWTRTLSEVCTALQSRGAAIMGAMVSPITGGDGNVEFLVHARRGAPLGDLEPFITAALAEVGD
- the recN gene encoding DNA repair protein RecN, translating into MLIELVVRDLGVIDELSLVLGSGMTAVTGETGAGKTLVVGAIDLLTGGRADASLVRPGAEEAEIEGRFVHDDEEVVVRRVIPRDGRSRVYINGRLATVAALSEHGADLVDLHGQHAHQSLLKGPVQRAALDRFGAIDTAGLAALVDDLRAVDAALAELGGDERARAREIDLLQHQLDEIEAAGISGPDEDRRLDEEESLLADANAHRDAAAVARGLLDADGPASDAIAAALAAVEGRAPFVEVEARLRSITAELADLAAEVRDQVEAIDDDPERLAVLRERRALLRELRRKYGDDLAEVAAFATESAERLAELRSHDERAASLDVRRGELLTELTKEQARVRAARVAAAPRLAAAVEGHLGGLAMASARLEVQVEGPAGDDVTFLLAANAGHDPQPLAKVASGGELARTMLALRLVLSAGPPTLVFDEVDAGIGGAAANMVGASLAALADTHQVLVVTHLAQVAAVADHHVAISKRAVKGATVSAATLLDRETRITEVSRMLSGSPDSEAAREHAIELLSAGRS
- a CDS encoding DUF58 domain-containing protein is translated as MTPAGRGTLFAGLVIALAGLLVGYPALTVMGATLVAAVMLALIIVGRPPEISSSRRILPDRVTAGDPATSELTITNDGRRTSGTSKGRERFGDGNIDVDIPALEPGESVVLTNELTTTRRGVFTVGPLTVRRGDPIGLARRGDINSEVLQLIVHPVVHDVAPFPAGMRRDLEGIPSGEAAEGGITFSNLRDYVPGDDLRLVHWRSSARVGHLMVRHNIDVHRPRTTVILDTSVNLYDEESFEDAVRAAASIVFAAMTRKFSFTLRTTDGRIINDRSSRLAVMDFLAEIQPHADETMDLGRAAAAAGKDPSGLSCAVITGRAGVDALRSLGPVRNRFDQLTMIRMGSAERSQVHELAGAILMNTRTSTDFAHAWNRRMRR